From Malaya genurostris strain Urasoe2022 chromosome 2, Malgen_1.1, whole genome shotgun sequence:
CGAAGCAACTCGGTATAGATGATGGTGAAGAGCTTCCACTGTGCCTGAGCTGGACCGGAAACATCACACGACGAGAGCCGAAATCGCAGCGAGTTTGTGTCGAAGTTCGTGGCGTTGACTCTAACCAACAGTACCAGTTGACCGATACACGCACGGTGGCGAATCTGAACCTACCGAAGCAGACACTGCTGTACGATGAACTAACGCGGCAGTATACTCATCTGCATGGCCTCCCGATTCGTAGCTACAAAGGTGTTTCACCGGGAATACTCATCGGCTCCAATAACGCTGGTCTAATTTCTGCTTTAAAGGCAAAGGAGGGTAAGCTAGGCGATCCAGTTGCTGCTAAGACAAGGTTAGGTTGGACGATTTTTGGAGCGGCAACCGAAGGCAACGATTCAGACAACTTCAGCTTTCACATTTGTGAGTGCTCTCGAGATCACGAGCTTCACGAACTTGTGAAACAATTCTTCAGTGTGGAGAGTGTAGGAGTTTCAGTCGATGTTGGGCCCGAGTCGGATGAAGACAAACGCGCACGAGACATCCTCGAGAAGACAACAAGGCGCGTAGGCGATCGGTACGAGACCGGCCTACTGTGGAAGTATGACCATATTGAATTCCCAGATAGCCTGGGAATGGCTAAGCGACGCCTGGAATGTTTCGAAAAACGGATGCGAGCGGACCTGGTTCTAAAAGAGATTGTGCAGCGGCAAATTGAAGAATACCTGGGAAACGGCTATATTCATCGTGCGACAGCGGAAGAGCTGAGTCCGTCGGAACCCGGACGAGTCTGGTATTTACCGCTGGGAGCTGTTCGGAATCCAAAGAAACCAGGAAAAATCCGACTCGTGTGGGACGCTGCTGCGATGGTGAGAGGAATCTCGTTCAATAGCATGCTGCTGAAAGGCCCCGATCTGCTTACACCTCTACTGACGGTTTTCTTCGGGTTTCGAGAGCGAAAGATAGCGATATGTGGTGACATAAAACATATGTTTCACCAATTCCGCATTCAGCCCAGGGATGCTCAAAGTCAACGATTCCTCTATCGTGCGAACCCATCTCTTCCTGTGCAGGTGTACATCATGGATGTAGGAACCTTCGGTTCGACCTGTTCACCGAGTCAGGCACAATACATAAAGAACCGCAACGCTAAGGAACACCAGAAGACCTTTCCCAGGGCAGCCGATGCGATCGTGTCCAAACACTATGCCGACGACTACTTGGACAGTTTCGACAGCGAAGAAGAGGCCATAGAGGTAGCCAGAGAGGTAGcagaagttcattccaaaggaGAATTTCTAATCAGAAACTGGCTATCTAGCTCACCAGCAGTCCTTCGACGGATCGGGGGTCCGGATGACAAAGCGGTAAAGGCTATCAACGTGAACAGAGAGACCGCAACCGAGCGTGTGCTGGGGATATGTTGGCGGCCGCGCGAGGATCAGTTTACGTTTGCTTTGGAAATGAGCTTGTGGAGCGTACGGCCGACAAAACGGAACATACTGAAGACCGTGATGAGCGTGTTCGATCTTCCAGGCCTATTTTCTCATTTTCTGGTACACGGTAGGATAATTGTGCAAGAAACCTGGCGCATTCGAATCGGCTGGGACGAAGAGATCGTTGGTGATATCTACAGTAAGTGGCAAAGATGGATCAAATTGTTTGAGAAGTTGCCAGAGGTATGCATAAACCGGTCGTACTTTCCCGGATTCTCATCTTCCAAGATTGGTGCGCTAGAACTGCACGTCTTCACGGATGCAAGTGAGGATGCATACGCAGCTGTCGCCTATCTTCGAGCAGAGATAGAAGGAAGATTCTACTGCGCATTGGTGATGTCTAAAGCAAAGGTGGCTCCACTGAAGGCACTGTCAATACCTCGATTGGAGTTGCAGAGTGCGCTGTTGGGTGCTAGACTGAGTAAGGTGACTAGCAAGTCACACAATTTGCCCATTGTTCGACGAGTGCTATGGACCGATGCAGACGTCGTTCTCAGTTGGATCGGATCAGACCATCGGCGCTATCGACAGTTTGTTACGTGCAGAGTGGGGGAAATCTTGGCGATGACCAACATCGAAGATTGGAGATGGGTCCCATCAAAGTACAATATAGCGGATGAAGCAACCAAGTGGGGGAAAGGTCCTTGCTTTAGTCCCGGTTCAAGATGATTCCGTGGTCCTGAATTTTTATACGAATCGGAATCGGAGTGGCCGAAGAAACGCGCACGGGACCTGAAGGAAACTACAGAAGAATTACGTCCCTGTATGGTTCTTCGAGAGTACGTTATGGAAGAACTCATCGATTTCACAAGGTTCTCCAAATGGGAACGCTTGTTGAGAGCAGTCGCATATGTTCGTCGTTTCGTAACGAATTGCCGTCACCGTGTGGAAAGGCAACAGATACTGCACTTGACACAAGATGAGTTGATGGAGTCTGAAACAAACCTTTGGCGTATGATGCAGGCGGCAATGTATCCGGACGAGGTGGCAGTGCTGGGAAAGCATGGTTCGAAGAAAAAGCAAGATATCGAGAGAAGCAGCAAACTGTACAAATTGTCACCATTCATGGACGAACAGGGAGTGCTACGCGGAAACGGCCGCATCGGAGGGGCACCTTATGTAACGTACGATTTTAAGTTTCCAATCATCCTCCCCCGGTACCACCGTGGTACCGCCCTTCTCCTGGACTGGTATCATCGAAAATACCTTCACGCTAATCGCGAAACGGTTGTGAACGAGGTACGGCAGCGATTCCACGTGTCGAACCTACGAACGGTAGTGCGAAGGATGGCCAAAGAGTGCCAGACCTGTAGGAATAAGAATACATTTCCAACAATGCCGAGGATGGCTCCGTTACCGGAGGCAAGGCTGACTTCATTTGTTCGTCCGTTCACATACGTCGGGCTTGACTATTTCGGGCCATTGCCGATCAAAGTCGGCCGCAGTGTAGCGAAGCGATGGGTagtcttgtttacttgtttgacgGTTAGAGCTGTGCATCTGGAGGTCGCCCACTCACTATCGACGGAAGCTTGCAAAATGGCGATTCGTCGGTTTGTCGCGAGACGAGGAGCACCTCTTGAAATATACTCGGACAATGGCACGAATTTTCAAGGTGCTAGTCGTGATCTGTTAGACGAGATCAGGAATATGGAACAGGAACTAGCTGATACCTTCACGGATGCGCACACGAATTGGATCTTCAACCCACCGTCAGCTCCGCATTTCGGCGGGGTTTGGGAGCGTCTCGTACGTTCAATTAAAGTGGTATTAGGATCGCTAACCACATTGCGGAACCCGGATGACGAAACCCTGCTCATCATTTTGGCCGAAGCGGAGTCCATCGTCAACTCGAGGCCTTTGACGTACTTGCCGCTCGAATCTGCCGTTCAGGAAGCCCTCACTCCTAACCACTTCCTACTCCTGAGCTCAAATGGTGTTGTACGAGGTCCAAAACCACTGAAGGAGGCCGAGAAGGTATATCGTAACAATTGGGATCACACAAGGCAGTTCGTCGATCACTTCTGGAGACGTTGGATAGCCGAGTACATGCCAACGATCGCGAAACGTACGAAATGGCATCGAGAAACAAAGGCACCAGTGGTTGTACTTAACGAGCAGCAACGTAATGGGTGGATTAGAGGACGTATCGTCTCGTTAGTGAAAGGGAAAGACTCGAGAGTGAGACAAGCGGTGGTGCAGACGTCAATTGGTAGTTGGCAAAGTTAGCAGTGCTGGAGGTCGGTAAAGCTGCAGCAGATATGGAGCAGCGTTACGGGTCGGGGGATGTAGTGGACACTAGCAGCACTGCCACGGCAACAGTCAACCGTGTCCCTCGGTCGGAAGCTGCCGGTCTGTAAATCAAGATAGCGGATGGAAGACGTCAGCAACACAGTATCGTTGGCGGAAGCGTTTAGCTGTCATCAGAGGTGTAGattcattcttgtttacatcgGAACAGTGAACGTGGTGAAAGATAAATTAGATTTGATATTTGTACGTTGAACTATAttatttatcgttaaattttctaaTTACTAATAGTACGGTGATTTATTACTACTTATAGCTAAATTGGATACTATACCTAAACCTACGTTTGTATTACTTATTCTAATCTGAGCGAAAACTGATTTTGTAAGTACGGGAAGAACATGCATTGATTATTTGTAATACTAACTAgtacaaataaaatttctagCTTTAAGCTCTATATCGCACAAGAAACATCGGCTTTGCGATTTTTACTACGAAGATTCAGTGTCCTCTCCACGTAATATTCCTGCTCCGGAACACTCATTGTACGGAGACACTAACAGCGCTTCAAGTGCGAAACGATCGGGGGTCCGGATGACAAAGCGGTAAAGGTTATCAACGTGAACAGAGAGACCGCAACCGAGCGTGTGCTGGGGATATGTTGGCGGCCGCGCGAGGATCAGTTTACGTTTGCTTTGGAAATGAGCTTGTGGAGCGTACGGCCGACAAAACGGAACATACTGAAGACCGTGATGAGCGTGTTCGATCTTCCAGGCCTATTTTCTCATTTTCTGGTACACGGTAGGATAATTGTGCAAGAAACCTGGCGCATTCGAATCGGCTGGGACGAAGAGATCGTTGGTGATATCTACAGTAAGTGGCAAAGATGGATCAAATTGTTTGAGAAGTTGCCAGAGGTATGCATAAACCGGTCGTACTTTCCCGGATTCTCATCTTCCAAGATTGGTGCGCTAGAACTGCACGTCTTCACGGATGCAAGTGAGGATGCATACGCAGCTGTCGCCTATCTTCGAGCAGAGATAGAAGGAAGATTCTACTGCGCATTGGTGATGTCTAAAGCAAAGGTGGCTCCACTGAAGGCACTGTAAATACCTCGATTGGAGTTGCAGGGTGCGCTGTTGGGTGCTAGACTGAGTAAGGTGACTAGCAAGTCACACAATTTGCCCATTGTTCGACGAGTGCTATGGACCGATGCAGACGTCGTTCTCAGTTGGATCGGATCAGACCATCGGCGCTATCGACAGTTTGTTGCGTGCAGAGTGGGGGAAATCTTGGCGATGACCAACATCGAAGATTGGAGATGGGTCCCATCAAAGTACAATATAGCGGATGAAGCAACCAAGTGGGGGAAAGGTCCTTGCTTTAGTCCCGGTTCAAGATGGTTCCGTGGTCCTGAATTTTTATACGAATCGGAATCGGAGTGGCCGAAGAAACGCGCACGGGACCTGAAGGAAACTACAGAAGAATTACGTCCCTGTATGGTTCTTCGAGAGTACGTTATGGAAGAACTCATCGATTTCACAAGGTTCTCCAAATGGGAACGCTTGTTGAGAGCAGTCGCATATGTTCGTCGTTTCGTAACGAATTGCCGTCACCGTGTGGAAAGGCAACAGATACTGCACTTGACACAAGATGAGTTGATGGAGTCTGAAACAAACCTTTGGCGTATGATGCAGGCGGCAATGTATCCGGACGAGGTGGCAGTGCTGGGAAAGCATGGTTCGAAGAAAAAGCAAGATATCGAGAGAAGCAGCAAACTGTACAAATTGTCACCATTCATGGACGAACAGGGAGTGCTACGCGTAAACGGCCGCATCGGAGCGGCACCTTATGTAACGTACGATTTTAAGTTTCCAATCATCCTCCCCCGGTACCACCGTGGTACCGCCCTTCTCCTGGACTGGTATCATCGAAAATACCTTCACGCTAATCGCGAAACGGTTGTGAACGAGGTACGGCAGCGATTCCACGTGTCGAACCTACGAACGGTAGTGCGAAGGATGGCCAAAGAGTGCCAGACCTGTAGGAATAAGAATACATTTCCAACAATGCCGAGGATGGCTCCGTTACCGGAGGCAAGGCTGACTTCATTTGTTCGTCCGTTCACATACGTCGGGCTTGACTATTTCGGGCCATTGCCGATCAAAGTCGGCCGCAGTGTAGCGAAGCGATGGGTagtcttgtttacttgtttgacgGTTAGAGCTGTGCATCTGGAGGTCGCCCACTCACTATCGACGGAAGCTTGCAAAATGGCGATTCGTCGGTTTGTCGCGAGACGAGGAGCACCTCTTGAAATATACTCGGACAATGGCTCGAATTTTCAAGGTGCTAGTCGTGATCTGTTAGACGAGATCAGGAATATGGAACAGGAACTAGCTGATACCTCCACGGATGCGCACACGAATTGGATCTTCAACCCACCGTCAGCTCCGCATTTCGGCGGGGTTTGGGAGCGTCTCGTACGTTCAATTAAAGTGGCATTAGGATCGCTAACCACATTGCGGAACCCGGATGACGAAACCCTGCTCATCATTTTGGCCGAAGCGGAGTCCATCGTCAACTCGAGGCCTTTGACGTACTTGCCGCTCGAATCTGCCGTTCAGGAAGCCCTCACTCCTAACCACTTCCTACTCCTGAGCTCAAATGGTGTTGTACGAGGTCCAAAACCACTGAAGGAGGCCGAGAAGGTATATCGTAACAATTGGGATCACACAAGGCAGTTCGTCGATCACTTCTGGAGACGTTGGATAGCCGAGTACATGCCAACGATCGCGAAACGTACGAAATGGCATCGAGAAACAAAGGCACCAGTGGTTGTACTTAACGAGCAGCAACGTAATGGGTGGATTAGAGGACGTATCGTCTCGTTAGTGAAAGGGAAAGACTCGAGATTGAGACAAGCGGTGGTGCAGACGTCAATTGGTAGTTGGCAAAGTTAGCAGTGCTGGAGGTCGGTAAAGCTGCAGCAGATATGGAGCAGCGTTACGGGTCGGGGGATGTTGTGGACACTAGCAGCACTGCCACGGCAACAGTCAACCGTGTCCCTCGGTCGGAAGCTGCCGGTCTGTAAATCAAGATAGCGGATGGAAGACGTCAGCAACACAGTATCGTTGGCGGAAGCGTTTAGCTGTCATCAGAGGTGTAGattcattcttgtttacatcgGAACAGTGAACGTGGTGAAAGATAAATTAGATTTGATATTTGTACGTTAAACTATAttatttatcgttaaattttctaaTTACTAATAGTACGGTGATTTATTACTACTTATAGCTAAATTGGATACTATACTTAAACCTACATTTGTATTACTTATTCTAATCTGAGCGAAAACTGATTTTGTAAGTACGGGAAGAACATGCATTGATTATTTGTAATACTAACTAgtacaaataaaatttctagCTTTAAGCTCTATATCGCACAAGAAACATCGGCTTTGCGATTTTTGCTACGAAGATTCAGTGTCCTCTCCACGTAATATTCCTGCTCCGGAACACTCATTGTACGGAGACACTAACAGCGCTTCAAGTGCGAAACGGGtgtatttttttccattagctactgtggttgtgttaaatgcgcgaTTGTTTTGAGAAATATCGATACAGCCATACATAATTATgcataataaatcattacattattgaagttccaaaagctcaaacaaaattcaattctccttcatctacatcaatatcaacgttcttgtgatcctactacgGAATAGTTGAGGAAgacctttaaaagaaaaattaacaTAGATTTACTGAACAAATCATTCCAAattctaaatctttctaagattctatactggtcctcagaaaccagtttcagctCTCAAAGAAAAACTCAAATACTCCCAAACGCAAACGAGGGATAAGATTCAATGTCAACAACTTTACTaattttgtgagtcctattgaacaACAACAGAACAGTCCTTACGGAAATATGAGCATAAGAAAAGTGTTGACTCAAGATTTCATTACTTAGACAAATCATGATGAAATAAGGGCAATCATCAGAaatcttaaaaacatgaaggctcctaagaATTAATAAT
This genomic window contains:
- the LOC131429065 gene encoding uncharacterized protein LOC131429065; amino-acid sequence: MVLREYVMEELIDFTRFSKWERLLRAVAYVRRFVTNCRHRVERQQILHLTQDELMESETNLWRMMQAAMYPDEVAVLGKHGSKKKQDIERSSKLYKLSPFMDEQGVLRGNGRIGGAPYVTYDFKFPIILPRYHRGTALLLDWYHRKYLHANRETVVNEVRQRFHVSNLRTVVRRMAKECQTCRNKNTFPTMPRMAPLPEARLTSFVRPFTYVGLDYFGPLPIKVGRSVAKRWVVLFTCLTVRAVHLEVAHSLSTEACKMAIRRFVARRGAPLEIYSDNGTNFQGASRDLLDEIRNMEQELADTFTDAHTNWIFNPPSAPHFGGVWERLVRSIKVVLGSLTTLRNPDDETLLIILAEAESIVNSRPLTYLPLESAVQEALTPNHFLLLSSNGVVRGPKPLKEAEKVYRNNWDHTRQFVDHFWRRWIAEYMPTIAKRTKWHRETKAPVVVLNEQQRNGWIRGRIVSLVKGKDSRRFKCETIGGPDDKAVKVINVNRETATERVLGICWRPREDQFTFALEMSLWSVRPTKRNILKTVMSVFDLPGLFSHFLVHGRIIVQETWRIRIGWDEEIVGDIYSKWQRWIKLFEKLPEVCINRSYFPGFSSSKIGALELHVFTDASEDAYAAVAYLRAEIEGRFYCALVMSKAKVAPLKAL
- the LOC131429066 gene encoding uncharacterized protein LOC131429066 yields the protein MTNIEDWRWVPSKYNIADEATKWGKGPCFSPGSRWFRGPEFLYESESEWPKKRARDLKETTEELRPCMVLREYVMEELIDFTRFSKWERLLRAVAYVRRFVTNCRHRVERQQILHLTQDELMESETNLWRMMQAAMYPDEVAVLGKHGSKKKQDIERSSKLYKLSPFMDEQGVLRVNGRIGAAPYVTYDFKFPIILPRYHRGTALLLDWYHRKYLHANRETVVNEVRQRFHVSNLRTVVRRMAKECQTCRNKNTFPTMPRMAPLPEARLTSFVRPFTYVGLDYFGPLPIKVGRSVAKRWVVLFTCLTVRAVHLEVAHSLSTEACKMAIRRFVARRGAPLEIYSDNGSNFQGASRDLLDEIRNMEQELADTSTDAHTNWIFNPPSAPHFGGVWERLVRSIKVALGSLTTLRNPDDETLLIILAEAESIVNSRPLTYLPLESAVQEALTPNHFLLLSSNGVVRGPKPLKEAEKVYRNNWDHTRQFVDHFWRRWIAEYMPTIAKRTKWHRETKAPVVVLNEQQRNGWIRGRIVSLVKGKDSRLRQAVVQTSIGSWQS